From the Peromyscus leucopus breed LL Stock chromosome 8b, UCI_PerLeu_2.1, whole genome shotgun sequence genome, one window contains:
- the Stard3 gene encoding stAR-related lipid transfer protein 3 isoform X1: MSKLPGELACDLERSLPALASLGTSLSHSQSLSSHLIPPPLEKRKAISDVRRTFCLFVTFDLLFISLLWIIELNTNTGIRKNLEQEIVHYSFQSSFFDIFVLAFFRFSGLLLGYAVLRLRHWWVIAVTTLVSSAFLIVKVILSELLSKGAFGYLLPIVSFVLAWLETWFLDFKVLPQEAEEERWYLAAQAAVARGPLLFSSALSEGQFYSPPESFAGSDNESEEDVPGKKSCSAQEREYIRQGREATAVVDQILAQEENWKFERSNEYGDTVYTIEVPFHGKTFILKTFLPCPAELVYQEVILQPERMVLWNKTVTACQILQRVEDSTLISYDVSSGAAGGVVSPRDFVNVRRIERRRDRYLSSGIATTHCAKPPTHKYVRGENGPGGFIVLKSASNPRVCTFIWILNTDLKGRLPRYLIHQSLAATMFEFAFHLRQRIGELGARA; this comes from the exons ATGAGCAAGCTGCCTGGTGAGCTGGCCTGTGACTTAGAGCGCAGTCTGCCAgccctggcctccctgggcacctcgCTGTCCCACAGCCAGAGCCTTTCATCACACCTCATCCCACCACCTCTGGAGAAACGCAAGGCCATCTCTGACGTCCGCCGCACCTTCTGTCTCTTTGTCACCTTTGACCTGCTCTTCATCTCCCTCCTGTGGATCATCGAGCTCAAT ACCAACACCGGCATCCGGAAAAACCTGGAGCAGGAGATCGTTCACTACAGCTTTCAGAGTTCGTTCTTCGACATCTTT GTTCTGGCTTTCTTCCGCTTCTCTGGCCTGCTCCTGGGCTATGCTGTGCTGCGGCTCCGGCACTGGTGGGTGATTGCG GTCACCACCCTGGTGTCCAGTGCATTCCTCATCGTCAAGGTCATCCTCTCTGAG ctGCTCAGCAAAGGGGCATTCGGCTACCTGCTCCCCATCGTCTCTTTTGTCCTGGCCTGGCTGGAGACCTGGTTCCTTGATTTCAAAGTCCTACCCCAGGAGGCGGAAGAGGAGAGAT GGTATCTTGCTGCCCAGGCTGCGGTTGCCCGTGGACCTCTGCTCTTCTCCAGCGCTTTGTCTGAGGGCCAGTTCTACTCTCCCCCAGAATCCTTTGCAG GGTCTGACAATGAATCCGAGGAGGACGTCCCCGGGAAGAAAAGTTGCTCTGCCCAG GAGCGTGAGTACATCCGCCAGGGCCGCGAAGCCACTGCAGTGGTGGACCAGATCTTGGCCCAGGAAGAGAACTGGAAGTTCGAGAGGAGTAAT GAGTATGGGGACACTGTGTACACCATTGAGGTTCCCTTCCACGGCAAGACCTTCATCTTGAAG ACCtttctgccctgccctgctgagCTGGTGTACCAGGAAGTGATCCTGCAGCCCGAGAGGATGGTGCTGTGGAACAAGACAGTGACCGCCTGCCAG ATCCTGCAGCGGGTGGAGGACAGCACCCTCATCTCCTACGATGTGTCCTCGGGGGCTGCAGGTGGCGTCGTGTCCCCCAG GGACTTCGTGAATGTCCGGCGTATTGAGCGGCGCAGAGACCGCTACCTGTCGTCTGGGATTGCCACCACGCACTGCGCCAAACCCCCCACGCACAAATACGTCAG GGGGGAGAACGGTCCTGGAGGCTTCATTGTGCTCAAGTCAGCCAGCAACCCCCGAGTCTGCACCTTCATCTGGATTCTAAACACAGATCTCAAG gGCCGCCTGCCTCGGTACCTTATCCACCAGAGCCTTGCAGCCACCATGTTTGAATTTGCCTTTCACCTGCGGCAGCGCATCGGAGAGCTGGGGGCCCGAGCCTGA
- the Ppp1r1b gene encoding protein phosphatase 1 regulatory subunit 1B yields MDPKDRKKIQFSVPAPPSQLDPRQVEMIRRRRPTPAMLFRLSEHSSPEEEASPNQRTSGEGHLPKSKRPNPCAYTPPSLKAVQRIAESHLQTISNLNENQASEEEDELGELRELGYPREDDEEDEDEDEEEDEEEDSQAEVLKFSRGTVGQKLTCAQGLEGPWERPPPLDEPQRDGNSEDQVEDRAALSEPGEEPQRPTPP; encoded by the exons ATGGACCCCAAGGACCGCAAGAAGATCCAATTCTCGGTGCCCGCGCCCCCCAGTCAGCTCGACCCCCGCCAGGTGGAGATG ATCCGGCGTCGGAGACCAACCCCTGCCATGCTGTTCCGGTTATCAGAGCACTCCTCTCCAG AGGAGGAGGCCTCTCCGAACCAG AGAACCTCTGGAGAGGGGCACCTCCCGAAGTCGAAGAGACCCAACCCCTGTGCCTACACTCCCCCCTCGCTGAAAG ctgtGCAGCGCATTGCCGAGTCCCACCTGCAGACCATCAGCAACTTGAACGAGAACCAGGCCTCGGAGGAGGAGGATGAGTTGGGGGAGCTTCGGGAGCTGGGGTACCCAAGGGAAGATGATGAAGAAGACGAggatgaggatgaagaggaggatgaagaggaagacagCCAGGCAGAAGTCCTGAAATTCAGCAGGGGAACTG TGGGGCAGAAGCTAACTTGTGCCCAGGGTCTGGAGGGACCCTGGGAGCGTCCGCCTCCTCTGGACGAGCCCCAGAGAGATGGAAACTCTGAGGACCAAGTGGAAGACAGAGCAGCACTAAGCG AGCCTGGGGAGGAGCCTCAGCGCCCTACCCCTCCATGA
- the LOC114706908 gene encoding telethonin has translation MATSELSCQVSEENQERREAFWAEWKDLTLSTRPEEGCSLHEEDTQRHETYHRQGQCQAVVQRSPWLVMRLGILGRGLQEYQLPYQRVLPLPIFTPAKVGAAKEEREETPIQLRELLALETALGGQCAERQDVAEITKQLPPVVPVSKPGTLRRTLSRSMSQEAQRG, from the exons ATGGCCACTTCAGAGCTGAGCTGCCAAGTGTCCGAGGAGAACCAGGAACGCCGGGAAGCCTTCTGGGCTGAGTGGAAAGATCTGACCCTGTCCACCCGGCCGGAAGAAGG ATGCTCCCTGCATGAGGAGGATACACAGAGGCACGAGACCTACCACAGGCAGGgacagtgccaggcagtggtgcagcGCTCGCCCTGGCTGGTGATGCGCCTGGGCATCCTCGGCCGCGGGCTGCAGGAATACCAGCTGCCGTACCAGCGGGTGCTGCCGCTGCCCATCTTCACCCCCGCCAAGGTGGGAGCTGCCAAGGAGGAACGCGAGGAGACCCCCATCCAGCTGCGGGAGCTGCTGGCACTGGAGACCGCTCTGGGCGGCCAGTGCGCGGAGCGCCAGGACGTGGCTGAGATCACCAAGCAGCTTCCCCCCGTGGTGCCTGTCAGCAAACCCGGGACCCTGCGGCGAACCCTGTCTCGATCCATGTCtcaggaagcccagagaggctgA
- the Stard3 gene encoding stAR-related lipid transfer protein 3 isoform X2 has protein sequence MSKLPGELACDLERSLPALASLGTSLSHSQSLSSHLIPPPLEKRKAISDVRRTFCLFVTFDLLFISLLWIIELNTNTGIRKNLEQEIVHYSFQSSFFDIFVLAFFRFSGLLLGYAVLRLRHWWVIAVTTLVSSAFLIVKVILSELLSKGAFGYLLPIVSFVLAWLETWFLDFKVLPQEAEEERWYLAAQAAVARGPLLFSSALSEGQFYSPPESFAGSDNESEEDVPGKKSCSAQEREYIRQGREATAVVDQILAQEENWKFERSNEYGDTVYTIEVPFHGKTFILKTFLPCPAELVYQEVILQPERMVLWNKTVTACQILQRVEDSTLISYDVSSGAAGGVVSPRDFVNVRRIERRRDRYLSSGIATTHCAKPPTHKYVRGENGPGGFIVLKSASNPRVCTFIWILNTDLKSSLLDRWQGPDGLPVLSRERHVMPFFTPDS, from the exons ATGAGCAAGCTGCCTGGTGAGCTGGCCTGTGACTTAGAGCGCAGTCTGCCAgccctggcctccctgggcacctcgCTGTCCCACAGCCAGAGCCTTTCATCACACCTCATCCCACCACCTCTGGAGAAACGCAAGGCCATCTCTGACGTCCGCCGCACCTTCTGTCTCTTTGTCACCTTTGACCTGCTCTTCATCTCCCTCCTGTGGATCATCGAGCTCAAT ACCAACACCGGCATCCGGAAAAACCTGGAGCAGGAGATCGTTCACTACAGCTTTCAGAGTTCGTTCTTCGACATCTTT GTTCTGGCTTTCTTCCGCTTCTCTGGCCTGCTCCTGGGCTATGCTGTGCTGCGGCTCCGGCACTGGTGGGTGATTGCG GTCACCACCCTGGTGTCCAGTGCATTCCTCATCGTCAAGGTCATCCTCTCTGAG ctGCTCAGCAAAGGGGCATTCGGCTACCTGCTCCCCATCGTCTCTTTTGTCCTGGCCTGGCTGGAGACCTGGTTCCTTGATTTCAAAGTCCTACCCCAGGAGGCGGAAGAGGAGAGAT GGTATCTTGCTGCCCAGGCTGCGGTTGCCCGTGGACCTCTGCTCTTCTCCAGCGCTTTGTCTGAGGGCCAGTTCTACTCTCCCCCAGAATCCTTTGCAG GGTCTGACAATGAATCCGAGGAGGACGTCCCCGGGAAGAAAAGTTGCTCTGCCCAG GAGCGTGAGTACATCCGCCAGGGCCGCGAAGCCACTGCAGTGGTGGACCAGATCTTGGCCCAGGAAGAGAACTGGAAGTTCGAGAGGAGTAAT GAGTATGGGGACACTGTGTACACCATTGAGGTTCCCTTCCACGGCAAGACCTTCATCTTGAAG ACCtttctgccctgccctgctgagCTGGTGTACCAGGAAGTGATCCTGCAGCCCGAGAGGATGGTGCTGTGGAACAAGACAGTGACCGCCTGCCAG ATCCTGCAGCGGGTGGAGGACAGCACCCTCATCTCCTACGATGTGTCCTCGGGGGCTGCAGGTGGCGTCGTGTCCCCCAG GGACTTCGTGAATGTCCGGCGTATTGAGCGGCGCAGAGACCGCTACCTGTCGTCTGGGATTGCCACCACGCACTGCGCCAAACCCCCCACGCACAAATACGTCAG GGGGGAGAACGGTCCTGGAGGCTTCATTGTGCTCAAGTCAGCCAGCAACCCCCGAGTCTGCACCTTCATCTGGATTCTAAACACAGATCTCAAG TCTTCTTTACTGGATCGGTGGCAAGGTCCAGATGGCCTTCCAGTCCTGAGTCGTGAGAGACACGTGATGCCCTTTTTCACTCCTGACTCCTGA